A genomic window from Geothermobacter ehrlichii includes:
- a CDS encoding GNAT family N-acetyltransferase, with the protein MTAQVTIRDARESDFEAVVALDQAGVQHEKPAYWRGIFDRYVRAGRNDRIFLVADMAGELVGFIVGEVRAWEFGSPPCGWVFALIVAPALRERGVGQMMFEEICRRLKRAGVTTVRTMVDREDKLTLSFFRSQGLRTGRYIELEKPL; encoded by the coding sequence ATGACAGCACAGGTGACCATCCGCGACGCCAGGGAGAGCGATTTTGAGGCCGTGGTCGCGCTCGACCAGGCCGGCGTGCAGCACGAAAAGCCCGCCTACTGGCGCGGCATCTTCGACCGCTATGTTCGCGCCGGCCGTAACGACCGCATCTTTCTCGTGGCCGATATGGCGGGGGAGCTGGTCGGTTTCATCGTCGGCGAGGTTCGCGCCTGGGAGTTCGGCTCTCCTCCCTGTGGCTGGGTCTTCGCCCTGATCGTGGCGCCGGCGCTGCGGGAGCGGGGCGTCGGCCAGATGATGTTCGAGGAGATCTGCCGGCGGCTGAAAAGGGCCGGGGTCACCACCGTGCGGACCATGGTCGACCGGGAGGACAAGCTGACCCTGTCCTTCTTTCGCAGCCAGGGGCTGCGGACAGGACGCTACATCGAACTCGAAAAACCGCTTTAG
- a CDS encoding saccharopine dehydrogenase family protein yields MPGKINSILVLGLGKVGTLVASMLKETGFAVTGADTRIHEEHPFPVKTLDAGQADQLAKAVRSVDAVVSCLPYRFNLGVATLANRHGVHYFDLTEDVPTTRAIIDMSRSSRAVMAPQCGLAPGFIAIVGAFLAGKFDKIRSIKLRVGALPCHPTGLLSYAFNWSPEGVVNEYLNDCEVIENGQRKLVSPLEWLEKIVINGNQLEAFTTSGGLGTMCQTYAGKVENLDYKSIRYPGHAKLMNFFFHELLMREDRARAGEILVNAKPPVNEDVVYVHASAEGWQQGALAREEFVRAYYPLEISGRRWRAISWTTAASVCAVIELVSNGTLPDKGFIRQEEVPLETFLKTGSGRLYAGRPHGGRLAEQE; encoded by the coding sequence ATGCCGGGAAAAATCAATTCCATCCTGGTTCTCGGCCTGGGGAAAGTCGGCACCCTGGTGGCCTCCATGCTCAAGGAGACCGGGTTCGCGGTCACCGGTGCCGACACCCGGATTCACGAGGAACATCCCTTCCCCGTCAAGACCCTGGACGCGGGTCAGGCGGACCAGCTGGCAAAAGCCGTCAGGAGCGTGGATGCGGTGGTTTCCTGCCTGCCGTACCGCTTCAACCTCGGCGTCGCCACCCTCGCCAACCGGCATGGCGTCCACTATTTCGATCTCACGGAAGATGTGCCGACAACCAGGGCCATCATCGACATGAGCAGATCCTCGAGGGCGGTCATGGCCCCTCAATGCGGCCTTGCCCCGGGTTTTATCGCCATTGTCGGGGCCTTTCTGGCCGGCAAGTTTGACAAGATCAGAAGCATCAAGCTGCGTGTCGGAGCCCTTCCCTGCCATCCCACCGGCCTGCTCTCCTACGCGTTCAACTGGTCGCCCGAGGGTGTGGTCAACGAGTATCTCAACGACTGCGAGGTGATCGAGAACGGCCAGCGCAAGCTGGTGTCCCCCCTGGAGTGGCTCGAAAAAATCGTCATCAACGGCAACCAGCTGGAGGCCTTCACCACCTCGGGCGGCCTGGGGACCATGTGCCAGACCTATGCCGGGAAGGTGGAAAATCTTGACTACAAATCGATCCGCTACCCGGGGCACGCAAAGCTGATGAATTTCTTTTTCCACGAGCTGCTGATGCGTGAAGACCGCGCCCGGGCCGGGGAGATCCTGGTCAATGCCAAGCCGCCGGTCAACGAAGACGTGGTCTACGTTCACGCGTCGGCGGAAGGCTGGCAACAGGGCGCCCTGGCCCGCGAGGAGTTCGTCAGGGCCTACTATCCGCTCGAGATTTCCGGTCGCCGCTGGCGGGCGATATCCTGGACCACGGCCGCGTCGGTCTGTGCCGTCATCGAGCTGGTCAGCAACGGCACCCTGCCCGACAAGGGATTCATCAGGCAGGAGGAGGTGCCCCTTGAAACCTTCCTGAAGACCGGCAGCGGACGTCTCTACGCCGGCCGGCCTCACGGAGGCAGGCTTGCGGAACAGGAATGA
- a CDS encoding Rrf2 family transcriptional regulator has translation MKLHKASLFALYAVLELARDPERQLSATDIAEQYGISTHHLAKVLRTLVRAGLVQAVRGVGGGYRFTGVPNRTTLLDVISLFETLESELDAPNPSAEASRAVVEELQSITREIDDLTKAVLDTITLETALNSVRLRAGLGAPPDGDQAPEAAGQEGRTLATR, from the coding sequence ATGAAACTGCACAAGGCGAGCCTGTTTGCCCTCTATGCCGTGCTCGAACTGGCCAGGGACCCCGAGCGCCAGCTCTCGGCCACCGATATCGCCGAACAGTACGGCATCTCGACCCATCATCTCGCCAAGGTGCTGCGCACCCTGGTACGGGCCGGGCTGGTGCAGGCGGTGCGCGGCGTAGGCGGCGGCTACCGGTTTACCGGCGTGCCCAACCGCACCACCCTGCTCGACGTCATCAGCCTCTTTGAAACCCTGGAATCGGAACTGGACGCGCCGAATCCCAGTGCCGAGGCGAGCCGGGCGGTGGTCGAGGAGCTGCAGAGCATCACCCGCGAGATCGACGACCTCACCAAGGCGGTGCTCGACACCATCACCCTGGAGACGGCCCTCAACAGCGTCCGGCTGCGTGCTGGACTCGGGGCGCCGCCGGACGGAGACCAGGCGCCGGAGGCGGCCGGTCAGGAAGGACGAACCCTTGCGACGCGCTGA
- a CDS encoding methyltransferase yields MNPANWNPAELLNLSGSYWATCTLHAGVKLDLFTPLAEKTRSAGDLAEAKGLDVRALEMLLNALAAMGLLEKRGDHFAAVPAAARYLAKNSPDYLGYMILHHHHLVASWSRLDEAVRTGGPVRDRISHEPTDQERESFQMGMFNLAMLIAPKVVPNIDLAGRRRLLDLGGGPGTWAIHFCRHNPGLEAVIFDLPTTRPFAEQTVARFGLSDRIRFVAGDFTVDPLPDGCDVAWLSLVLHGESPVSAARLLARTVEALEPGGLLLVQEFLLAADRIAPEFPALFSLNMLLGTPQGQAYSEPELVEMMRQAGLKGIERLPLELPNGVGILVGRKG; encoded by the coding sequence ATGAATCCCGCCAACTGGAATCCGGCCGAACTGCTGAATCTGTCCGGCAGTTACTGGGCCACCTGTACCCTGCATGCCGGGGTCAAGCTGGATCTGTTCACGCCGCTGGCGGAAAAAACCCGGTCGGCTGGTGATCTGGCCGAGGCCAAAGGCCTCGATGTCCGGGCCCTGGAGATGCTGCTCAATGCCTTGGCCGCCATGGGGCTGCTGGAGAAAAGAGGCGACCACTTTGCCGCTGTACCGGCAGCAGCGCGCTACCTGGCCAAAAACTCCCCGGACTACCTCGGCTACATGATCCTGCACCACCATCACCTGGTGGCAAGCTGGAGCCGGCTGGACGAGGCGGTGCGTACCGGCGGGCCGGTGCGCGACCGGATTTCCCACGAACCGACCGACCAGGAACGCGAAAGCTTCCAGATGGGGATGTTCAACCTCGCCATGCTGATCGCGCCCAAGGTGGTGCCGAACATCGACCTTGCCGGCCGGCGGCGGCTGCTCGACCTCGGTGGTGGTCCCGGCACCTGGGCGATTCATTTCTGCCGGCACAATCCCGGACTCGAAGCGGTCATCTTCGATCTGCCGACCACCAGGCCGTTTGCCGAACAGACCGTTGCCCGGTTCGGCCTGTCCGACCGAATCCGCTTCGTCGCGGGTGATTTCACCGTTGATCCTTTGCCCGACGGCTGCGATGTCGCCTGGCTTTCCCTGGTGCTGCATGGGGAAAGTCCGGTCTCCGCCGCCCGCCTGCTGGCCCGGACCGTCGAGGCGCTCGAGCCGGGCGGCCTGCTGCTGGTCCAGGAATTCCTGCTCGCCGCCGACCGCATCGCCCCCGAGTTTCCGGCGCTCTTTTCCCTCAACATGCTGCTCGGCACCCCGCAAGGGCAGGCCTACAGCGAGCCGGAACTGGTGGAGATGATGCGCCAGGCCGGGTTGAAGGGCATCGAACGCCTGCCGCTGGAATTGCCCAACGGGGTGGGGATTCTTGTGGGGCGCAAGGGTTGA
- a CDS encoding MBL fold metallo-hydrolase, translating to MTIVDSVAAVFCHQGRIFAVRRQPHLNVFPGYDSFPGGKIDRQDSTLRHAVPMLRDCDGRAVHALEREIREELGYDLAAGIATGEVLSVQPLATVLAPPIVPLRFRLHFFRVDLRSRPRFRLDSGELAEGFWQTPRQLLERFERGDALMVPPLRRVLAALVSQPDGARFGDLSLRHDEESRVVRVEPLSGVEVLPVPSRTFPPERRTNAFLLGDDDAPRILVDPSPESPQVFRKLLRTLQSERLDALFLTHHHLDHHEHAPQLARHLNVPVWLSEDTRQRILGQHGADYFSGIRLETRREGDELTRWKGEAVRVFELPGHDAGQLGLAPESLRWFLVGDLVQSYGTVVISAPEGDMAAYFRTLEKLIALEPAVIIPSHGMPMRSTLRLRQTLQHRRQREAAILKLHSDGKSPAEILDHVYQGVEDELRPYALRNIESHLAKLRREGRI from the coding sequence GTGACCATCGTCGATTCAGTTGCAGCCGTATTCTGCCACCAGGGGCGCATCTTTGCCGTGCGCCGCCAGCCGCACCTGAACGTCTTTCCGGGCTACGATTCCTTCCCCGGCGGCAAGATCGACCGGCAGGATTCCACGCTGCGGCACGCCGTGCCGATGCTGCGGGACTGTGACGGCCGGGCGGTCCATGCCCTGGAGCGGGAGATTCGGGAAGAGCTCGGCTACGACCTGGCGGCCGGAATCGCTACTGGCGAGGTGCTTTCGGTGCAGCCCCTGGCCACGGTGCTGGCCCCGCCCATCGTTCCCTTGCGTTTCCGCCTGCATTTCTTTCGCGTCGACTTGAGAAGCCGTCCGCGTTTCCGCCTCGACAGCGGGGAGCTCGCCGAAGGTTTCTGGCAGACCCCGCGCCAGCTTCTCGAGCGGTTCGAGCGGGGGGACGCCCTGATGGTGCCGCCGCTGCGCCGGGTGCTGGCGGCGCTGGTCAGTCAGCCGGACGGCGCCCGGTTCGGCGACCTCTCCCTGCGGCACGACGAAGAGAGCCGGGTGGTCCGGGTCGAACCGCTGAGCGGGGTGGAGGTGCTGCCGGTGCCGTCGCGCACCTTTCCGCCGGAACGCAGGACCAACGCCTTTCTGCTCGGCGACGACGATGCGCCCCGCATTCTGGTTGACCCTTCCCCCGAGTCGCCGCAGGTGTTTCGGAAGCTGCTGCGTACCCTGCAGTCCGAGCGCCTGGACGCCCTCTTTCTCACCCACCATCACCTGGATCACCACGAGCACGCGCCGCAGCTGGCCAGGCACCTGAACGTTCCGGTCTGGCTGAGCGAGGACACCCGGCAGCGCATCCTCGGGCAACACGGGGCCGACTACTTCTCCGGAATCCGTCTGGAAACCAGGCGGGAAGGGGACGAGCTGACGCGCTGGAAGGGGGAAGCGGTCCGGGTTTTTGAGCTGCCCGGTCATGACGCCGGCCAGCTCGGCCTGGCCCCTGAATCGCTGCGCTGGTTTCTGGTCGGCGACCTGGTGCAGAGTTACGGGACGGTGGTCATTTCCGCCCCGGAAGGGGACATGGCCGCCTATTTCCGGACCCTGGAGAAGCTCATCGCCCTGGAGCCCGCGGTGATCATCCCCTCGCACGGCATGCCGATGCGCAGCACCCTGCGCCTGCGGCAGACCCTGCAGCATCGCCGCCAGCGGGAAGCGGCGATCCTCAAGCTGCACAGCGACGGCAAAAGCCCCGCCGAAATTCTCGACCACGTCTACCAGGGGGTCGAGGACGAGCTGCGCCCCTATGCCCTGCGCAACATCGAGTCACACCTGGCCAAGCTGCGTCGGGAAGGGCGGATCTGA
- a CDS encoding nucleotidyl transferase AbiEii/AbiGii toxin family protein yields the protein MFERPHHQRIARVLLSLNGPLLRELGCLFGGGTAIVLRRGEYRESLDIDFLVSNPAGYRQLRQRLTGRQGLAAILDPGASGIETVRDIRADQYGIRTMLLVGGQQIKFEIILEGRIPLEPPGPDDEVCGISTLSFLDLAVSKLLANSDRWHDDGVFSRDLIDLAMLCPSTRLLKKAVAKAETAYGDAIVRDLDKAIRSLQERPGRFDRCLKALDIELPKALLWDRIRRLRRALPQPKGQ from the coding sequence ATGTTTGAACGTCCCCATCACCAGCGCATCGCCCGGGTCCTCCTGTCGCTGAACGGTCCGCTGTTGCGCGAACTGGGTTGCCTGTTCGGCGGTGGCACCGCAATCGTGCTGAGGCGGGGAGAGTATCGCGAATCGCTTGATATCGATTTTCTTGTCTCGAATCCGGCAGGATACCGTCAGTTGCGCCAACGATTGACCGGCAGGCAAGGCCTTGCCGCCATCCTGGACCCAGGTGCCTCTGGCATTGAAACCGTACGTGACATCAGGGCTGACCAGTATGGCATTCGCACCATGCTGCTGGTCGGCGGGCAGCAGATCAAGTTCGAAATCATCCTGGAAGGGCGCATCCCGCTCGAGCCGCCGGGACCGGACGATGAAGTCTGCGGCATATCGACCCTGTCATTCCTCGATCTGGCGGTCAGCAAACTGCTGGCAAATTCGGACCGCTGGCATGACGATGGTGTCTTCAGCCGCGACCTGATCGACCTGGCGATGCTGTGTCCATCGACCCGGTTGCTGAAGAAAGCAGTCGCCAAGGCCGAAACGGCGTACGGTGATGCGATCGTGCGCGACCTGGACAAGGCCATTCGGAGCCTGCAAGAGCGTCCGGGCCGGTTTGACCGCTGCCTGAAAGCCCTGGATATCGAACTGCCCAAGGCATTGCTGTGGGACCGGATTCGCCGACTGAGACGGGCCCTGCCGCAACCCAAGGGGCAGTAG
- a CDS encoding aldehyde ferredoxin oxidoreductase family protein: protein MRYAETGINLEIDLSRGNIEKVATDPKETELYLGGLGTNTKLLWDRVPPEVDAFSPDNLLIFGAGLLCGTPATGCNRTIVSTISPQTGLMAFSMMGGFWAPELKYAGYDKIVLRGKSPDLVYLWIHNDKVEIRDASHLRGKGAIETAEIIKRELNEPRAQVAAIGLAGENRVYYASIEQGRSSASRGGIGAVMGDKGVKAIAVRGTKDISVARPEEFLALCNEVLEYIKYREEHPIPGVMPILAGLGSPQEMKIHDEKWHTENFMWGNSRTRRKGFWTEEIEKEWTETMEKARTRLISCFNCPMKCGATISMPGLPTYMMKCFTKLTYTMAAYSDLDFGLRIAQKATEYGLDGFSAPQVMAFALELLENGILSKDDFPGMPEDNEGRFFYLLDMIVHRKGIGDTLAKGTYWAAKEIGNGAEDYAHNTIKKHEQLPLKLSMLNPIYFLMYSTGEKINITQIEGQFPQAPFPSREAREEFVKDWIQVPDEKFKQYFLDWEPRGENSIPYYPTVQMTCEIVDWQERMHYIDDALGQCAGLSSFPLKPPYHIHNYPKFISAGAGIAMDEEKLTEAAKRYRTLVRAINIRRGMRRKDEKPPENHWKHRFPELEKELLDTYYKFKGWNEEGIPTKETLESLGLDYVAREFLERGILSDDETAATDENREAVTETANQ from the coding sequence ATGAGGTACGCAGAGACAGGGATCAATCTCGAAATCGATCTTTCCCGGGGCAACATAGAAAAGGTGGCCACCGATCCGAAAGAAACCGAGCTCTATCTCGGGGGCCTGGGCACCAATACCAAGCTTCTCTGGGACCGGGTCCCCCCCGAGGTCGACGCCTTTTCCCCCGACAATCTGCTGATCTTCGGTGCCGGCCTGCTGTGCGGCACGCCGGCGACCGGCTGCAACCGGACCATCGTCTCGACCATCTCGCCGCAGACCGGCCTGATGGCCTTTTCGATGATGGGCGGCTTCTGGGCCCCGGAGCTGAAGTACGCCGGTTACGACAAGATCGTGCTGCGAGGCAAGTCGCCCGACCTGGTCTACCTGTGGATCCACAACGACAAGGTCGAAATCCGCGACGCCTCGCACCTGCGGGGCAAGGGCGCCATCGAAACCGCCGAAATCATCAAGCGGGAGCTGAACGAGCCCAGGGCCCAGGTGGCGGCCATCGGCCTGGCCGGCGAAAACCGGGTCTACTACGCCTCCATCGAGCAGGGCCGCTCGAGCGCCAGCCGCGGCGGTATCGGCGCCGTCATGGGCGACAAGGGGGTCAAGGCGATCGCGGTGCGCGGCACCAAAGACATCAGCGTCGCCCGGCCGGAGGAGTTCTTGGCCCTGTGCAACGAGGTTCTGGAGTACATCAAGTACCGCGAAGAACACCCGATCCCGGGGGTGATGCCGATTCTGGCCGGGCTCGGCTCGCCGCAGGAGATGAAGATCCACGACGAGAAGTGGCACACCGAAAACTTCATGTGGGGCAACTCCCGCACCCGCCGCAAGGGCTTCTGGACCGAGGAGATCGAAAAAGAGTGGACCGAAACCATGGAGAAGGCCCGCACGCGGCTGATCAGCTGCTTCAACTGCCCGATGAAGTGCGGGGCAACCATCTCGATGCCGGGGCTGCCGACCTACATGATGAAGTGCTTCACCAAGCTGACCTACACCATGGCCGCCTACTCGGACCTCGATTTCGGCCTGCGCATCGCCCAGAAGGCCACCGAGTACGGCCTGGACGGCTTCTCCGCCCCGCAGGTGATGGCCTTCGCCCTCGAGCTGCTGGAGAACGGCATCCTGAGCAAGGACGACTTCCCCGGAATGCCTGAGGACAACGAGGGCCGCTTCTTCTACCTGCTCGACATGATCGTCCACCGCAAGGGCATCGGCGACACGCTGGCCAAAGGCACCTACTGGGCGGCGAAGGAGATCGGCAACGGCGCCGAGGACTACGCCCACAACACGATCAAGAAGCACGAGCAGCTGCCCCTGAAGCTGTCGATGCTCAACCCGATCTACTTCCTGATGTACTCCACCGGCGAGAAGATCAACATCACCCAGATCGAGGGCCAGTTTCCGCAGGCGCCCTTTCCCAGCCGCGAGGCGCGCGAGGAGTTCGTCAAGGACTGGATCCAGGTGCCGGACGAGAAGTTCAAGCAGTACTTCCTCGACTGGGAACCGCGCGGCGAGAACTCGATCCCCTACTACCCGACGGTGCAGATGACCTGTGAAATCGTCGACTGGCAGGAGCGGATGCACTACATCGACGACGCTCTCGGCCAGTGCGCCGGGCTCTCCTCCTTCCCGCTGAAGCCGCCCTACCACATCCACAACTACCCAAAGTTCATCTCCGCCGGCGCCGGCATTGCGATGGACGAAGAGAAGCTGACCGAGGCGGCGAAACGCTACCGGACCCTGGTGCGGGCGATCAACATCCGCCGGGGGATGCGGCGCAAGGACGAAAAGCCGCCGGAAAACCACTGGAAGCATCGCTTCCCGGAACTGGAGAAGGAACTGCTCGACACCTACTACAAATTCAAGGGCTGGAACGAGGAGGGCATTCCAACGAAGGAAACCCTGGAGTCGCTCGGCCTGGACTACGTGGCCCGGGAGTTCCTGGAGCGGGGGATCCTGAGCGACGACGAAACGGCCGCCACGGACGAGAACCGGGAGGCGGTAACGGAAACAGCGAACCAGTAG
- a CDS encoding (Fe-S)-binding protein, with translation METVAPEREIIEVIKENGGDSFKYCYQCGLCDAVCPWNRVRQFSMRKLVRQATFGLTEIDKEEMWRCSTCGTCPQRCPRGVNQIEAGVALRRIAAEYDVYPGHVAPVQNVVASLTSEGNSLGGEREKRADWAKDLAVKPYSEGMEILYFTGCYLSYDPRMRQVAAATAAILQKAGVDFGILGAAENCCGESIRKTGNEDLFKRLARDNIKAFIERGVKKVLVSSPHCYHTFRNEYPEFMVNFEVMFISELIAELIAEGRLELKGEYPKRVTYHDPCYLGRHNGIYDAPREVLGRIPGLQLNEMADARENSLCCGGGGGRIWMETPKEDRFADLRVRQAVEAGAEVLVTSCPYCITNFTDSSLDLDENEALEIKDLTEIVQAVL, from the coding sequence GTGGAAACTGTAGCCCCCGAACGGGAAATCATCGAGGTCATCAAGGAGAACGGCGGCGATTCGTTCAAGTACTGCTACCAGTGCGGACTGTGTGACGCCGTCTGTCCGTGGAACCGGGTGCGGCAATTCAGCATGCGCAAGCTCGTCCGCCAGGCGACCTTCGGCCTGACCGAGATCGACAAGGAAGAGATGTGGCGCTGCTCGACCTGCGGCACCTGTCCCCAGCGCTGTCCCCGCGGAGTGAACCAGATCGAGGCCGGGGTGGCGCTGCGCCGGATCGCCGCCGAATACGACGTCTATCCGGGCCATGTCGCCCCGGTGCAGAACGTCGTCGCCAGCCTGACCTCCGAAGGCAACTCCCTCGGCGGCGAGCGCGAAAAGCGCGCCGACTGGGCCAAAGACCTGGCGGTCAAGCCCTACTCCGAGGGGATGGAGATCCTCTACTTCACCGGCTGCTACCTGAGCTACGACCCGCGGATGCGCCAGGTCGCGGCCGCCACCGCCGCCATCCTGCAGAAGGCCGGGGTCGATTTCGGCATTCTCGGCGCCGCGGAGAACTGCTGCGGCGAGAGCATCCGCAAGACCGGCAACGAAGACCTGTTCAAGCGCCTGGCCAGGGACAACATCAAGGCCTTCATCGAACGCGGGGTGAAGAAGGTGCTGGTCTCCTCGCCCCATTGCTACCACACCTTCAGGAACGAGTATCCCGAATTCATGGTCAACTTCGAGGTGATGTTCATCTCTGAGCTGATCGCCGAGCTGATCGCCGAGGGGCGGCTGGAGCTGAAGGGCGAGTATCCGAAAAGGGTCACCTACCACGATCCCTGCTACCTGGGCCGGCACAACGGCATCTACGACGCCCCGCGCGAGGTGCTGGGCAGGATCCCCGGCCTTCAGCTGAACGAGATGGCCGATGCGCGCGAAAACAGTCTCTGCTGCGGCGGCGGCGGCGGGCGGATCTGGATGGAGACCCCCAAGGAGGACCGCTTCGCCGATCTGCGCGTCAGACAGGCGGTCGAGGCCGGCGCCGAAGTGCTGGTGACCTCGTGTCCCTACTGCATCACCAACTTCACCGACAGCAGTCTCGATCTCGACGAGAACGAGGCGCTGGAAATCAAGGATCTCACGGAAATAGTTCAGGCCGTGCTCTGA
- the amaB gene encoding L-piperidine-6-carboxylate dehydrogenase, with the protein MDFLKRLGIKEKNFGASTGLEWMDKPPREELEVVSPVDGRKIASVYLASEQDYEQAVSRGQEAFRTWRMVPAPKRGEIVRQIGLKLREHKDDLGALVSYEMGKSLQEGKGEVQEMIDICDFAVGQSRQLYGFTMASEREHHRMYEQYHPLGIVGIVSAFNFPVAVWSWNAMLATVCGDTCLWKPSSKTPLSAIAVQHILADVIRENDLPEGLFSLIVGRGASVGEQLLSDKRVPLISITGSTRVGRHAAQVIAGRFGKAILELGGNNAIILTARADLKTALPAIVFGAVGTAGQRCTTTRRLIIHESIYDKVRSALVKAYGGLKIGNPLDEANHVGPLIDKEAVNTFQQALARVEAEGGTRVYGGEVLKGPGYESGCYVVPAIVEAENSYRIVQEETFAPILYLIRYCGEIDRAIALHNDVAQGLSSAMFTDSLQEAEVFLSAAGSDCGIANVNIGTSGAEIGGAFGGEKETGGGRESGSDAWKAYMRRQTSTINYGKTMPLAQGIRFDV; encoded by the coding sequence ATGGACTTCTTGAAAAGACTGGGGATCAAAGAGAAAAATTTCGGCGCCTCGACCGGCCTGGAGTGGATGGATAAGCCCCCCCGCGAGGAGCTTGAGGTTGTCTCTCCGGTGGACGGCAGGAAGATCGCGAGCGTCTACCTCGCCTCGGAGCAGGACTACGAACAGGCCGTCTCCCGGGGGCAGGAGGCCTTCAGGACCTGGAGAATGGTGCCGGCGCCGAAACGCGGCGAAATCGTCCGGCAGATCGGCCTGAAACTGCGCGAACACAAGGATGATCTCGGGGCGCTGGTTTCCTACGAAATGGGCAAGTCCCTGCAGGAGGGGAAGGGCGAAGTGCAGGAAATGATCGACATCTGCGATTTCGCCGTCGGCCAGTCCCGCCAGCTTTACGGCTTCACCATGGCCTCCGAACGGGAGCACCACCGGATGTACGAACAGTACCATCCACTCGGCATCGTCGGGATCGTTTCCGCGTTCAACTTCCCGGTTGCAGTCTGGTCCTGGAATGCGATGCTCGCCACCGTCTGCGGCGACACCTGTCTGTGGAAGCCCTCATCAAAGACGCCTCTGAGCGCCATCGCCGTGCAGCATATCCTGGCGGATGTGATCCGCGAAAATGACCTCCCCGAGGGGCTGTTCAGCCTGATTGTCGGCCGTGGAGCGTCGGTTGGCGAACAACTGCTCAGCGACAAGCGGGTGCCGCTGATCTCGATCACCGGATCGACCAGGGTGGGTCGGCACGCCGCGCAGGTGATCGCCGGAAGGTTCGGCAAGGCGATCCTCGAACTTGGCGGCAACAACGCCATCATCCTGACCGCGCGGGCCGACCTGAAGACGGCCCTGCCGGCGATTGTCTTCGGTGCGGTCGGAACGGCCGGACAGCGCTGTACCACGACCCGGCGCCTCATCATCCATGAATCGATTTACGACAAAGTCAGAAGCGCGCTGGTCAAGGCCTACGGCGGACTGAAGATCGGCAATCCGCTGGATGAGGCCAACCATGTCGGCCCGCTCATCGACAAAGAGGCGGTCAACACCTTTCAACAGGCCCTGGCCCGCGTCGAGGCAGAAGGCGGCACCCGCGTGTACGGCGGCGAGGTTCTCAAGGGGCCCGGCTACGAGTCCGGCTGCTACGTCGTGCCGGCGATTGTCGAGGCCGAAAACAGCTACCGGATCGTGCAGGAAGAGACCTTCGCGCCGATTCTCTACCTGATCCGCTACTGCGGAGAGATCGACCGGGCGATCGCCCTGCACAATGATGTGGCCCAAGGGCTGTCATCCGCCATGTTCACCGACAGTCTCCAGGAGGCGGAGGTGTTTCTGTCCGCGGCCGGTTCGGATTGCGGAATCGCCAACGTCAATATCGGAACGTCAGGAGCCGAGATCGGCGGCGCGTTCGGGGGCGAAAAGGAAACCGGCGGCGGCCGCGAGTCCGGTTCCGATGCCTGGAAGGCCTACATGCGCCGCCAGACCAGCACCATCAACTACGGCAAGACCATGCCGTTGGCCCAGGGGATCAGGTTCGATGTCTAG
- a CDS encoding 4Fe-4S dicluster domain-containing protein has protein sequence MKKRTIKNIKIDVDKCNGCRACEVICSAFHAVPKYSSNNPARSRIRVIHDPLRDIYVPVYAGEYTVAECAGRDKYVIDGKEYDECAFCRAACPSREEFKEPDSGLPLKCDMCEGEEEPLCVKWCLVDALTYEEREEEVEVEEEEAPDEIEIGLETLINKHGLDKILDTVEQLAKDKG, from the coding sequence ATGAAGAAGAGAACGATCAAGAACATCAAGATCGACGTCGACAAGTGCAACGGCTGCCGGGCCTGCGAGGTCATCTGCTCCGCCTTCCACGCCGTGCCGAAATACAGCAGCAACAATCCGGCCCGCTCGCGCATCCGGGTGATCCACGATCCGCTGCGCGACATCTACGTTCCGGTCTACGCCGGCGAATACACCGTCGCCGAGTGCGCCGGCCGCGACAAGTACGTCATCGACGGCAAGGAATACGACGAGTGCGCCTTCTGCCGCGCCGCCTGTCCGTCGCGGGAGGAGTTCAAGGAACCCGACTCCGGCCTGCCGCTGAAATGCGACATGTGCGAAGGCGAAGAGGAGCCCCTGTGCGTCAAGTGGTGTCTGGTCGACGCCCTGACCTACGAGGAGCGGGAAGAAGAGGTGGAAGTCGAGGAGGAGGAAGCGCCGGACGAGATCGAAATCGGTCTGGAAACCCTGATCAACAAGCACGGCCTCGACAAGATCCTCGACACGGTGGAACAGCTGGCGAAAGACAAGGGCTAG